In the genome of Ictalurus punctatus breed USDA103 chromosome 3, Coco_2.0, whole genome shotgun sequence, the window CTTTGGTCATAGCACAACAAATGAGCTGTTTGTATATCCACAAGATGCAGTCATTTCCATCAATAAGGCAAAAACTCATAATTGAGTAGCTTGGAAAGAAAACGGTTATGAATGGAATAACTTACTGTTGCTAGTTGTAAATACAGTCAAGAGCAGAGtttaaaagaatgaataaagaagTCATTGGATGGGGGGAAATGgtgaaacagtggtgatcagttaCTAGttattgggaacagtggtgatcagtgaatGGTAGATGGTGAaacactggtgatcagtgattggtagaTGAGGAaacactggtgatcagtgattggtagaTGAGGAaacactggtgatcagtgattggtagaTGAGGAaacactggtgatcagtgattggtagaTGAGGAaacactggtgatcagtgattggtagatgaggaaacagtggtgatcagtgaatGGTAGATGAGGAAACAGTGGTGATTTAGTGATTGGTAGATGGTGAAACAGTGGTGATTTAGTGATTGGTAGATGgtgaaacagtggtgattagtgattggtagatggtgaaacagtggtgatcagtgattggtagatggtgaaacagtggtgatcagtgattggtaggtggtgaaacagtggtgatcagtgattggtagatggtgaaacagtggtgatcagtgattggtagGTGGTGAAACAGTGGTGATTGGTAGATGAGGAAACAATAGTGATTGGTAGATGAGGAAACAATAGTGATTGGTAGATggggaaacagtggtgatcaatGATTAGTTATTGAGAACAGTGGTGTTCAGTGATTGGTAGATGGGGAAACAGTGGTGAACAGTGATAATTCAGTTAAATTAAAGTTTATTTCTATATCacgtttaacaatggacattataAAAGCAGCTTCATAGGAATATATAAATTCTGgatataaatgttaaaattgATAAATTCAGTAAGTACACATTTTGTTTGCTTCGGATATAAGCTCGATTTCGCTCATGTTTTCAATGTAAGAATACactaccaagggtgccaataattctggactGTATGACTCAGTTTGACTCAAAACTCTCCAATAGGAAAGCACGGTCACATATTTTACCCATATCTCCTTTCTTGATCAGTATCATAGCAGTCAGCTATGAGGCGCGAGCCCACGGTGTGACAAGAAACATGTGGGCGGATGATGCCAAGAAACTGTGTCCAGATCTTCAGGTTGCGAGAGTCCGCGAGTCACATGGGAAAGCTGATCTAACCTGGTAAGCCCTCGTTCTACTTATGTAATCAAAACAGTTTTGAGGTGGTTTTGTCTTCCCATTATGCTGAATGCTTGGACTGCGTCTTTGTGTCCAGTTACAGGGAGGCCAGTGTGGAAGTGATTGAGGTCATGTCCCGATTTGCAGTCATTGAGAGAGCCAGCATCGACGAAGCCTACATGGACCTCACCAGCAGCGTCCAAAAAAGACTGAAGGATCTAGAAGAATCACGGATTGACCCTCAACTTCTGAAGAACACTTACGTCCAAGGCTTTCCCATTCCCGACTCGGTGGAGGATGTGCTGGTGGATAAAGGTGTGTTCATGGAGCCTTGTGGAAGAAAGGTCACTGTAGCAGTAATTAAGTGATGTGGTCAAGAGCATAACTAAGCTTCCTGCGGAGGTTGAAATGGCAGTAATTCACTTATTTCTATGTGTATATAGATGAGCAGCGGTCAAAGGGTGTGCAGCAGTGGCTCGACACACTGCCCACCTGCTCTCAGCCAGGCTGGTTGGGCCACTCAGAGGTGTGTTTGGCCGTTGGAGCAATGATTGTGGAGGAAATGAGGGCCGCCGTGGAGCAGCACACCGGATTCCGCTGCTCTGCAGGAATTTCTCATAATAAggtgctttgtttgtttgttttctttctaaaaGAGGTGTTCATTCAGAGCATTCTCATTCTTTTTAACGTTAACTTTGCAGGTATTGGCCAAGCTGGCGTGCGGTCTCAACAAACCAAATCGGCAGACTGTGCTTCCTCTTGGATCGGTGCCTGAACTCTTCATGACGTTGCCCGTCAGTAAAATGTAAGTATATTCCAGAATACGGCTAGGAAGTTAGAtgtagtgtttattttcatatacaGTGTATGATGCAGTTGTTTCTTCGTGGCTGTGTTTCAGTCGCAATCTAGGAGGGAAACTGGGCGTCTCCGTCACAGAGACTCTGGGGGTGGAGAATATGGGTGAGCTCACTCGGTTCACACGGGCGCAGCTGGAGGAACACTTTGGAGAAAAGACTGGGTAAGACTCGGAGTGCTTCTCCGACCAAAACTGTGGCATGCCACAGATCAAGACAACAGGTCTGAATCAAGGCCTGTGTGTATCCTGGCTCTGCGTGTGAGAGTTCCATCACATAACACTACTCTGTGAAAGTAGGAGAAGTTTCTCTAGAGGTGACTAGTGATGTGCACAAGTATTAAAGTACAAAAAACCCTGGCAGTAGTTTAATATTTATCGTAGGTCACTATGTAGGTTGTACAGCTCCATTATGTTATACCCTATGCAAAGTGCAAGCAAAGTAAATAGGAAGTCATTTGGGATTTGGCCTAACTTCAGTTTGGCATATTTTAAGTTTCACACCTTTTTTTGTCACCTGTAGACAGAATATCTTTCAGAATATCATTTATTCCTGTTAACATTATTGAGAATTGAAAGAAGTGGTGAAATGAGTTTTACTAGAGTTATGGAACGTCTCTTTGTCTAACTGCCTTGATTCATTTGGAGCAAATTTTTTACTGAGGTGTTGTATTGTTGTTCAGGCCGTGGCTGTACGACTTGTGCAGAGGCATCGAGTTCGAGCCAGTGAAACCAAGGCAGCTTCCCAAATCCATTGGCTGTAGCAAGAATTTTCAGGGAAAGTCAGCTCTCGCTACGAAAACTCAggtaataatttaaataatagttTGAGTTATCTGTACAAATGCTTATCTATCGTTCGCGcaatagtttttgttttgtttttaatccgaGGTTCAGCACTGGTTGCACCAGCTGGCCCTTGAGCTGGAGGAGAGACTGAATAAAGATAAAGAGATGGTAAGTGTTAAATGCTCTTCATACAGTTccgtggtttatttatttattttatttattctgtgaTGATGTACATGAAGCGTTTGTCGTTAACTCTGCAGAATGGCCGAGTTGCCAAGCTGCTGACTGTGGGGGTCCGCCAGGCTGGAGATAAAAGGCCCAACAGTTTCTCTCGCTGCTTTGCTCTAGCGCGCTATGAGGCCTCAAAGATTTCCTCCGACAGCTTTGCAATCATGAAGAGCCTTAACGTTGCCGGCAGCCATCAGGAAGCCTGGTGAGTGTCCCGTTTAATGTCGTCTCTTCCTCCTGTTAAAACCACTTAACCTCGTGTGACCTCGAGCACTCATCCAAAGACATTGGAGTAATCTTGCTGTCTTGATATGATGTCATCAACATTTCATTCGCTGTTCCTGTAAGGATTCTGTATTTTATACAACAGATAAAATGATGATTTACATAAAATGAGCTCTGCAAACAgatgagtgcttggtcagcttatcagTTTAAATAGTGGTTATGTGTTTACAGGAAGAGTGCATGAggttaacaaaaacaaataataagacCAATCTACATCGTGAATAAAAAAGCATAATAAAATAACCTACGTCCCATGCACATATTATGACTTGATGGCCTCGATTTAGCGTCTTGTGGCTACATTACGTTGTGTGAAAAGCTAACAGTGTTCgcgatatttaaaaaaaaaaataaagcgaAGTGCAAACTAATAGGATGTACTGGATGAAGTGCTGTTTAATAAGCTGCCAAGTAACGGAGTAGagttaaattaaactaaatattCCATTACAGCTAGGAttattcatgcagcaatatgCAAGACTCCTGTTAGATGTTTCTTTCAGCGCTTGCCATCTTCTCAGCCATATGAGTGTATTACTCTTTGTTATTTTTATGCCTGTCTATCTGAGATTCTCATTAGCATTATCTGAAGAGCGAGTGCCTGAATGTTTATGGGATTTAAATTGGGACgatcattgtaaccagcagatgaaccgATTTAGATTTTGGAACTGATCCAAATCGGATCAAGGTATTTTCGTAATGGCGTCCTTCACgttttaagtatattttaaaagGTAGATTAGGTAGGTGTTGGTAGTGGGGGATCCccccatgtttgtttttaatttgtctCTTGCCTTTTCTTACATGCTATTACACTTGACCACAAAAAGAAaattcctgatttttttttttttttgggttgttAAAAACAAGCAGTTGTGTTTAAAGGTGGTGATGTAAACACTATTGAAATAACCCTGCCTCTGACAACTAGAGATCGACTGATAATCGGATTTTTATAAccgatatttaagcatttttccataatcggttattcttttttttttatagataatTTCTCTGATCCACCTATAAAGGAGAATTTGAGAATTGCGTGCAGGATCGCTATAACAGCCCTTAATGTACAAATGAGATGTGTTACATAAATGCTTGATATGTAGATCAAGCAGCTTGGTGTTAAGAAATAGAGACAAACTTTAGTAACTCGTTCAGACCCCTTTATTTATcggtgtataaataagagttttgttttgtacacaAGGGGGAcgtgaaattgacaaaattgtcATAAATATAATGGTTCATTCGGTTCAGTGGTGATATCATTGtggcaaaaacagaaaaacaatgaataaataaatatcggttcGGCGTATCGGTTATTGGACACAAACAACATGCAAATATCggttatttaaaaatatctgtATCAGTCTATCTCTACTGAAAACCTCGGAGGAGTAAACTGCACACAGGCCATTTGTATAATCTGACTGCAATGCCCAGGAAATTGATTTGCGTACGTGTGTAACTGTCCCTGAGTACGCACAACTTTCCCCATTCAACACAGACATTTAGACTTAAACAGTCAGAGCTCATTCGATGATGGTTATTGTAGAAGGTTTTGTTGGAAATCTGATATCTGAGCCACCttgtgttttcagtatttgtGATATGTCTTCTAGGTCTCCTCCCCTCACCTGTCTCCATTTATCTGCCAGTAAGTTCAGTGAGAACTCATCTGGAGAAATCACTAGTTTCCTCAGCAGTGATGTGGCACCAACGCAGTCACGTCTAAAAACAACCGAGCCAGCACTGAAACCAGAAACAACACCCAAGAAACCAGGCAGTATCCAGGCCCTTTTCCAAAAAGctgctgaaaagaaaaagaaggaagcaGATGAAAGTTTCATAGAAAAGGAACTGGTCTCCTTGCCTTCCTCCGAGACCCTTCCCAAGAATACAGCCAACGTGGTTTCTCAGAAATCACCAGTGGTTTCAAGTAGGTcactttcctctttttttcagAGAAAGACATTGGAGACAACTTCTGACAGGTTCcctaaagagaaagaaagcaccGAGGACAAATCTCCGACTGAATGGTCTCCACACAGTTCTTCATGCATTTCATCTAGTGTCGATGAGCAGCATCGGGCAGAAATCCTCACTCAAAGTGTCACCTTTAAAGATAGCAAAGAGGATTTTCACACGTGCGAGCACTGTGGACAGGAAGTGTTAATGTGGGAGATGCCGGAACACACCGACTACCACTATGCACTTGATCTACAGAActccctctcctcctcatcatcattttCTGCCCCAGTCATGACTGAAACAGCGTCGTCATCGCGTGGAAAGAGCAGACACAAAACTCAGGCTGGACCTCAGGCAAAGAGAGCAAGGCCCATGGACAACTCCAGCACTCTGGATTCTTTCTTCAAGAAAGCTTAGTCTTAATCAGACTATTTTACATCATATTATTTAATGATATCACCGACTATGatttcatttacaaattgtTACTTCATTCTGTCTTGAcaaaattgaaacaaaaaaacaacaacaaatgcataaaaatctacatttccTAAATCATGTTTTCGTCTGGCTTGCACATATTCACGCAtgaatttttgttctttttaaatgattaataaataatatcgTGTTGCTTTTTAGTGTGGTGTTATGGATGAGTAGTGTGGTGCTCAGTTCCCCCCACAAGAGGGCAACACAGTATAACTGCCTAAAAAAGTTGTTGTCAAATCAGAAACTATATTTATGTGCATTAGTGATGCAACACAACTCTGTTATTTGGAACGAACAGATACAAACACGAGACGTATTATTcgtttttcttttagacagcaTGCCAGAAAGGTGAGCCTGAGCCGGGTTGCTATGGTTTAAATTAAGCTACtacattttttgtctttatataaagttaaagttggttttatattttaatatagctCTAGTCGAGAACTACTTCTGTACGCGAGTGAtttagctgaggttgaggaactgtcagagccagaattcacacaccctACTGCCAGTGCTGCCATTTCTACATCTGggatatttttttcccttgtaTTTCTGGGGCAATAAGGGTAgggtttatatttaatttaaaaaaaaaataacccactTTAGGTTTAAATCGAAATACATATTTCAGCACTATACAGCTGTAGATAGTGGCATTGTGGTACACCCCTGGTGCATGTGTGTATTACaagcttaaaaacaaacatttcagaATTTATTACCCAAACTAACTAACATTTAACTTCCCACCCATCATTTCTGGGTCTTATAAGTCATTCTCAAAGAAGGAGTTGTgatttgaattgaatgggtgttactccaaacctcaataacacAACTTACATTAGGAGTTAATGATGCACtgaagtaatttttaaaaaaaaattgttagaACTGGCATTTGCAATTGTTCTACCCAATACATTTGCCTTCTTTTGTGAGTTACGTAAGTAGTGACGGATTTGTTTCGGGTTTGCATGACACCACAGGCATCATTCAGAGTGGTAGAATATGATTGCAGTTTCTTACATCAGCTTTCGCTTTCCGTGAACAAGGCTGACAGCCTGTTTCATCATGCACACCTTTTATACACTACATGGACACCCGACCagcacacccatatgtgttgttgaacatcccattctagacTTATTTCCCCTTTAGTTTTATAATaggctccactcttctgggaaggctttccacaagattttggagcgtggctgtggggatttgtgcaaACCAGGTCTTCATGGAGTTCAGTTTGTGCAccggggcattgtcatgctactgaaacatgtttgggcctcagTTCCAGcaaaaggaaattgtaatgcaaTGTGATGGGGGATGTTCTTTATACTATACATCAATTAAACACCACAGCATTAAAGGAATCAATAATGATGAacattttgttatattacacacatacatcataaatatatatatatatatatatattttttacaacaATGCACCATAAAGTAAAGCTAAAATTCTTTAAGAAATAagacaggggggaaaaaaccctaaACAATTTTTTCCAGCATCTCACAGCAAGCCCAGAAAATATGACATCAATATAAAGGGTGTCAAAAACAGATAACTGGATAAAACTAGAAATAACtagtttattaattttttttttcattttggtttaaatgcaTTCCCCCCCTCACCTCTAAAATTGCACAAGAAACACATACTAAAAGGTGTTAACATTGTGCCTTAACGTGGTACATAAAAGAACTTGACATGGATAAACTAGTTGTTTCAGACAGACACATAATTTAGAAACTATTCGATCAACCCTGTTTATGTTCTTAATAGTAAAAGGTTTAGCACCAAGTTAAAAAGCTACAAAATCGTGTGGGGTTCGATGTCCGACTTCGCCAAGGAGCTTGTCGGACACAAGGCACTACAAAAGAGCACCTCTGATATCAGTAACCTAAAGAAAATAAGATTGTGAACAAGATAAAAATCAGTGACATAAAAGATCAGGGGGGGGAAAAACCCACCTGAGGCCTGCAGGACGTTTTGCATAATCAGTAAAAGAGCAGCGGAGATGCTTTGAGGGAGGCGCTGCTCAAGTTGACATCTACTTCTCTTGATCTAGGGTCAGTGTGAAAGAGGAACATGCAACACTTCCTGAGCAACTAAAGCACTTGAGTGTAGGCAAGAATATCAACTtaattgacaaaaaaaacaaacaaaaacatgatacaGTCATATAGGAAGTGGTATTCGGCAACAGCGAAGCACAGAGAACCAACCGCGTGACAGTAAGGCAGTGCGAGACGTCTTCAGCGTGTCTCGTCGCGCTGAAACATTCAGCCCTGTGAAGCGTGAGCCTGTCACTACGTTAAAGTGCCTTGTTTAATACCGGTCATCATTTTACAGAAGACAACAGAGACTATTAGCAGGTTTAAAGCTAACAGTGCTGGCATTTCCTTTTAAAAGTTGGTTGAAAAGATAGTGCTGAAACTGTTATCGTTGTAGCTGCCATTTAAATACTGAACACCTTACGCTTTAGTACACATGTGAAGACAAATTGGCGACAGAGGATTTTCAACATCTATGAGAAGTTAGCTCTCATTCAAAAAGGCCTCCCAAGATCCTGAAGTCTGTTGCCTTTCATTCTTAACGGAAGGGTTTGGATACCTCCaggttcctggagatctaccaaGCTGCAGAGTTTAATTCCAACACACGTGTGAAATTAGGGCTGGGACTAAATTCTGAAGGGGATGATGGAACATGGTCATGCTTTCACTTGGCATATCGTGGCAATTGAGTGTGAACTGTTTGTGCAAGAAGCTCATTAGAAGTCTTTAAAAAGGGACAAGACAAACAAACCATGCTGATGAGGTAAACAGCATGGGACTGGCAGCATTAGCTTTCAGTGATCATTTAACTTTTAGCCAGTCAGTTAGTTTGACAttcactttaaaaacaaaccccaaatgGCTACGTGTCCACTCATAGCGACAAGAACAGCTACTAGACATCTACTTCAAATCCAGCCTTGATATGGTGACCATTGCATTCAAACGCTTAAAACAGGACCAGCTCACTTCATATATTCCTATTGCCATAgttaaaaaacatttctttaaaaaaaaaaaaaaaagacaaccagACTAAATATCTTGACAACCAGA includes:
- the polh gene encoding DNA polymerase eta, which produces MEVGKERVVALVDMDCFYVQVEQRFNPELRNKPCVVAQYKTWKGGGIIAVSYEARAHGVTRNMWADDAKKLCPDLQVARVRESHGKADLTCYREASVEVIEVMSRFAVIERASIDEAYMDLTSSVQKRLKDLEESRIDPQLLKNTYVQGFPIPDSVEDVLVDKDEQRSKGVQQWLDTLPTCSQPGWLGHSEVCLAVGAMIVEEMRAAVEQHTGFRCSAGISHNKVLAKLACGLNKPNRQTVLPLGSVPELFMTLPVSKIRNLGGKLGVSVTETLGVENMGELTRFTRAQLEEHFGEKTGPWLYDLCRGIEFEPVKPRQLPKSIGCSKNFQGKSALATKTQVQHWLHQLALELEERLNKDKEMNGRVAKLLTVGVRQAGDKRPNSFSRCFALARYEASKISSDSFAIMKSLNVAGSHQEAWSPPLTCLHLSASKFSENSSGEITSFLSSDVAPTQSRLKTTEPALKPETTPKKPGSIQALFQKAAEKKKKEADESFIEKELVSLPSSETLPKNTANVVSQKSPVVSSRSLSSFFQRKTLETTSDRFPKEKESTEDKSPTEWSPHSSSCISSSVDEQHRAEILTQSVTFKDSKEDFHTCEHCGQEVLMWEMPEHTDYHYALDLQNSLSSSSSFSAPVMTETASSSRGKSRHKTQAGPQAKRARPMDNSSTLDSFFKKA